The DNA sequence ATCTCGGCCGGGCCGTGCGCGCGCACCGCGGCGCCGGCGAGCAGCCGCCCGATGTGCGGGTCGCCGCCCCCGCCGGTGCCGAGGATCGCGGCGCCGACTGCGAGGTCGTCGAGGTCGGCCTCGGTGATGAGTCGCTCAGCCACGGACCGCCTCCACCTGCAGGTCGCCGACGGCCTTGACCCGGATCCGGGTGGCGTTGCCGGGCAGGTAGGCGAGCGGCACCTCGTCCACCTCGACCACCCGCACCGAGCCGGGCTTGGCGCCCGCGGCGATCGCCCGGTCCACCGCCTCCTGCTTGGCGGCGTCGAGTACGGCACGGCGCTGCCCCGGCTCGACCGGGAAGATGCGGTCCACCATGCCGCCGATCTGCGCGATCGCCGCGCCGATCGCGTTCGCCACGGCGAAGTGGTCGGGGCGGTGCACCCGGCCGGAGTCGCCGAAGGAGTCGGGCAGCAGGATCGAGCCGCCGCCGACCGCGACCACCGGCAGCGGGTCCGGGGAGGTGCGCATGCGCTCGATCGCGTCGGCGATGTCCTCGGCGATGCGCCGCAGCGCGGCCTCGGCGAGCGACCGGTCGACGACCCCGCGGACCAGCGACGGGTCGCCGATCTCGGCCCGCCCGGCCGCGACCGCGACGTCGGTCGCGGTGAGCGTGTCGCCGCCGAACACCAGCGCCCTCTCGACGAGGCGGTAGCCGACCGAGTCGGGGCCGACGGTGACCTTGCCGTCGGTTTCCCGGACCCGGCTGCCGCCGCCGATGCCGAGGCTGAGCACGTCCGGCATGCGGAAGTTGGTGCGGATCCCGGCCACGCTCACCTCGGTGGTGGCCTCGCGCGGGAAGCCGTTCTGCAGCACGCCGATGTCGCTCGTGGTGCCGCCGACGTCGACCACGGCGCAGGTGTCCACGCCGGAGAGGAACGCCGCGCCGCGCATCGAGTTCGTCGGGCCGGAGGCGAACGTGGCCACCGGGTAGCGGCGGGCGAAGTCGACGTCCATCAGCGTGCCGTCGTTCTGGCTGAGGTAGAGCGGCGCGCGGATGCCCGCCGCGGCGAGGGTCTCGGCGAGGCCGTCGACGATCCGGTCGGCGAGCTCGCGCAGCGACGCGTTGATGATCGTCGCGTTCTCGCGCTCGAGCAGGCCCATCCGGCCCACCTCGGAGGAGAGCGAGACCGCGAGGCCGGGCAGCTGGGCGGCCAGGATCTCCGCGGCGCGCTGCTCGAACTCGGCGTTCACCGGCGAGAACACGCTGGAGATCGCCACGCTGCGGATGCCGTGCCTGTCGATGTCCTCGGCGACGTGGAGGATCTCGTCCTCGCGCAGCTCGGCGATGTGCCGCCCGTCGAACTCGTGGCCGCCGTGGCACAGGTACGCCCGGCCGCTGATCGCCTTCACCAGCCGCTCCGGCCAGTCGACCATCGGCGGCAGCGAGGCCGTCGACGGCAGGCCGAGCCGTACCGCGGCGGTGGGCGCGAGCCGGTCGGCCTCGACCAGGGCGTTGATGAAGTGCGTCGTGCCGATCATCACGGCGTTCACCGCGGCCGGGTCGAACGCGCGCTGGCGCTTCAGCTCGTCGAGGGCCGTGGTGATGCCGCTGGTCACGTCACGGGTGGTCGCGGTCTTCACCGCGGCGAGGACGGTGGTGCCGTCCATGAGCACGGCGTCGGTGTTGGTTCCGCCGACGTCGATTCCGATCCGCATGAATTCGGTCCTTTGATCAGACGCTGGTGGTCAGACGCTGGAGGCGGAGGCCGGGGCGGGGGTGGAGGTCTCCGTGGGGGCCGTGCCGTACCCGCGGACGAGGCCGAGCTTGCCCGCGACGACGTAGAGCACGAAGGCGAGGACGAGCGAGTTGACGCTCGGCAGACCCCAGGTGACGAAGTACCCGACCAGGCTGGCGATCAGCCAGATGACGAGGGTGGTCGGCACCCAGCGCGGCGCGGCGGCGGGCATCGCGCCCTCGGCGCGGCTCGCGTCGAGCTCGCGGCGCCAGGTCCGCACCACGAAGTACTCGGCGACCATGATCCCGGCGATCGGCGGGAAGGTGACGCCGAGCAGGGAGAGGAAGTCGGTGAACCGCTCGAGGATGCCGGCCGCGGCGAGCACGCTGCCGACGACGCCGAGGATCGCGGTGACGACCGCCCGGTTGGTCCGCTTGCCGAAGACGGTGCCGATGAAGTTCACCAGGCCGAGGCCGGAGGAGTACAGGTTCCAGTCGTTGATCTTCAGGGTGCCGACGATGATGATCAGCACGCCGATCCAGCCGACGGTCGAGGTGACGATGACGATGATGTTGTCGGACCGGATCGCGTGCGCGAGCAGCACGCCGACCAGGCCGATCACGTACTCGCCGAGCGTGATGCCGACGATGGTCTGCTTCACCACGTCGCCGACCGACCGG is a window from the Thermopolyspora flexuosa genome containing:
- a CDS encoding purine-cytosine permease family protein, coding for MASSFGTDDFATARVPARARYSWYSVAVQRFGQISALSQFLLGATLGFGMSFWDSFLAITFGAVILEVVAIALGVIGMREGISTSTLARWCGFGQAGSAVIGLAIGISLVGWFGIQSAVSAEGLYQLMPIMPVWLWALLFGLAVTAIVIKGFKSMAWTAYLTVPAFVVLVAWSVGSELAKHSLGELVASAPAGPSLTLLQGTTLVAGGFIVGAVITPDMTRFNRSVGDVVKQTIVGITLGEYVIGLVGVLLAHAIRSDNIIVIVTSTVGWIGVLIIIVGTLKINDWNLYSSGLGLVNFIGTVFGKRTNRAVVTAILGVVGSVLAAAGILERFTDFLSLLGVTFPPIAGIMVAEYFVVRTWRRELDASRAEGAMPAAAPRWVPTTLVIWLIASLVGYFVTWGLPSVNSLVLAFVLYVVAGKLGLVRGYGTAPTETSTPAPASASSV
- a CDS encoding hydantoinase/oxoprolinase N-terminal domain-containing protein; protein product: MRIGIDVGGTNTDAVLMDGTTVLAAVKTATTRDVTSGITTALDELKRQRAFDPAAVNAVMIGTTHFINALVEADRLAPTAAVRLGLPSTASLPPMVDWPERLVKAISGRAYLCHGGHEFDGRHIAELREDEILHVAEDIDRHGIRSVAISSVFSPVNAEFEQRAAEILAAQLPGLAVSLSSEVGRMGLLERENATIINASLRELADRIVDGLAETLAAAGIRAPLYLSQNDGTLMDVDFARRYPVATFASGPTNSMRGAAFLSGVDTCAVVDVGGTTSDIGVLQNGFPREATTEVSVAGIRTNFRMPDVLSLGIGGGSRVRETDGKVTVGPDSVGYRLVERALVFGGDTLTATDVAVAAGRAEIGDPSLVRGVVDRSLAEAALRRIAEDIADAIERMRTSPDPLPVVAVGGGSILLPDSFGDSGRVHRPDHFAVANAIGAAIAQIGGMVDRIFPVEPGQRRAVLDAAKQEAVDRAIAAGAKPGSVRVVEVDEVPLAYLPGNATRIRVKAVGDLQVEAVRG